A window of the Hordeum vulgare subsp. vulgare chromosome 5H, MorexV3_pseudomolecules_assembly, whole genome shotgun sequence genome harbors these coding sequences:
- the LOC123399831 gene encoding protein PSK SIMULATOR 1-like, whose product MGVETSKHANTFLPNDMDFGKLENMLQEPSVTPICLPVEFLKVITRDFSADQELGRGGFGVVYKGMLQNGKMIAVKKLFEMGVEDDQFQNEVTYLIGVKHQNIVQLVGYCAESRWEATRVGGRYVMAEIRKRLLCFEYLKNNSLDKHISAESCGLEWRIRYDIIKGVCSGLHYLHAECRIVHLDLKPQNILLDDSMVPKLADFGMSRLFGQQESRVITESRGGTLGYMAPEYINNGVISTKSDIFSLGTIIIELLTGSREYPQSSETPFEHFIENVIANWRHRLEKTLSHRALLACSEQINRCIVLGLNCFDLDPHKRPSARDILQTLNELESTDCCFDMNDVPAVGQESEVNTYLVCGDVNSSSLATKFDRILSRAFAPSSANMSIVFRSAPKGRRISIQAFEVANTIVKASNLIKSLSKQRIRHLKEGVLRSEGVRCLISEDYSLLSILIEDDIREEWRGFCKEVARFGDMCECLQWHNLNRYFCRHGSPLPSKNFSEEAPPSMQYLIKLAQNTGVLHQEMLALDRLERTHYVAAVPAKKHTDAIKSKRGAVKVLKRKSLWSRSMEDIVEKFVEIGDFIHHEINSAFLENHAEQSCGALRIPNNLAKTLGPTGLALHYANVILQLKTLALASPAVPQNAREALYQALPPRIKPVLHTQLRRRFPHGEKQTMTVAEVRAEMDGVLRWLVPAAESTRLYLREWAMKGMECVDVDKANWFEQDSRIGVGSMLAHADAKVSKVETLYYADKETTEGYIAELVLALHLLVSPPTDEK is encoded by the exons ATGGGCGTCGAAACGAGTAAACATGCCAATACTTTCCTGCCAAACGATATGGATTTCGGCAAACTGGAGAACATGCTGCAAGAGCCAAGTGTCACGCCAATTTGCCTGCCGGTAGAGTTTCTGAAAGTCATCACACGCGATTTTTCTGCGGACCAAGAACTAGGAAGAGGTGGGTTTGGAGTGGTTTACAAG GGGATGCTTCAAAATGGGAAAATGATTGCTGTGAAGAAGCTTTTTGAAATGGGAGTGGAAGACGATCAATTCCAGAACGAGGTCACCTATCTTATCGGGGTAAAGCACCAAAATATAGTACAACTTGTGGGCTACTGCGCTGAATCACGGTGGGAAGCAACACGAGTAGGTGGGAGATATGTCATGGCTGAGATACGGAAGAGATTGCTCTGCTTCGAGTATCTAAAAAACAACAGCCTTGATAAGCATATTTCTG CTGAATCTTGTGGACTTGAGTGGCGCATAAGATACGATATAATTAAGGGGGTTTGCAGCGGCTTGCATTACCTTCATGCTGAATGCCGAATTGTCCATTTAGACCTCAAACCCCAAAATATATTGCTGGATGATAGTATGGTCCCCAAGCTTGCCGATTTTGGCATGTCTAGGCTCTTTGGCCAACAGGAGTCTCGAGTTATCACCGAAAGTCGTGGGGGTACACT TGGATACATGGCACCAGAGTACATAAACAATGGAGTAATCTCAACCAAGTCAGATATATTCAGTTTGGGCACTATAATAATTGAGCTATTGACGGGAAGCAGGGAATATCCCCAGAGTAGTGAAACACCGTTTGAGCACTTCATTGAGAAT GTGATTGCAAATTGGAGACACAGATTGGAAAAAACACTCAGTCATAGAGCGTTGTTAGCCTGTTCCGAGCAAATAAACAGATGCATCGTATTAGGACTAAATTGTTTTGATCTCGATCCCCATAAAAGGCCCTCTGCAAGGGATATATTACAAACCCTGAATGAATTGGAAAGTACAGATTGTTGTTTTGACATGAATGATGTGCCAGCAGTGGGCCAG GAATCAGAAGTAAACACATATTTAGTGTGTGGCGATGTAAATTCCAGCAGCTTAGCAACAAAATTCGACAGAATATTGAGTAGAGCATTCGCCCCAAGCTCTGCAAACATGAGCATCGTTTTCCGCTCTGCTCCCAAAGGAAGAAGGATATCGATCCAGGCTTTTGAGGTTGCTAACACAATTGTCAAGGCCTCCAATCTGATAAAATCCCTCTCTAAGCAAAGAATAAGGCACCTGAAAGAGGGTGTGCTTAGGTCTGAAGGTGTCCGCTGTCTTATTTCGGAAGATTACAGTCTGCTGTCCATTCTCATTGAAGATGACATACG aGAAGAGTGGAGAGGATTTTGTAAAGAGGTTGCCCGGTTTGGAGATATGTGTGAATGTCTTCAATGGCACAATCTCAATCGGTATTTCTGCAG ACATGGTTCTCCACTGCCGTCTAAGAACTTCAGTGAAGAAGCACCTCCCAGTATGCAGTATCTGATAAAATTGGCACAAAATACAGGG GTTCTGCACCAAGAAATGCTAGCACTGGACAGACTTGAGCGCACTCATT ATGTAGCAGCTGTTCCTGCTAAGAAACATACTGATGCTATCAAGAGCAAAAGGGGAGCGGTGAAGGTCTTAAAAAGGAAATCGCTCTGGTCGAGGAGTATGGAAGAC ATTGTAGAGAAATTTGTAGAGATCGGGGACTTCATCCATCATGAGATCAACAGCGCTTTCTTGGAGAACCACGCCGAGCAATCATGTGGAGCACTTCGCATACCTAACAACCTCGCGAAAACATTAGGGCCCACTGGACTCGCGTTGCATTATGCCAATGTTATTTTGCAGCTAAAAACTTTG GCATTGGCATCACCCGCGGTTCCTCAAAATGCTCGAGAGGCTTTATACCAAGCACTGCCTCCTCGGATCAAACCAGTTCTGCATACCCAACTGCGGCGGCGTTTCCCCCATGGAGAAAAGCAG ACCATGACGGTAGCAGAGGTGAGAGCTGAAATGGATGGAGTATTGCGGTGGCTTGTGCCAGCTGCGGAATCCACGAG GCTTTACCTCAGAGAATGGGCGATGAAAGG GATGGAGTGTGTCGATGTCGACAAAGCGAACTGGTTCGAACAAGACAGCCGGATCGGCGTCGGTTCCATGCTGGCTCATGCAGACGCCAAAGTGAGCAAGGTAGAGACGCTGTACTACGCCGACAAGGAGACGACGGAAGGTTACATAGCGGAGCTTGTTCTGGCTCTTCACCTTCTTGTTTCGCCGCCTACGGACGAGAAATGA